Proteins from one Hyperolius riggenbachi isolate aHypRig1 chromosome 4, aHypRig1.pri, whole genome shotgun sequence genomic window:
- the MRPL14 gene encoding large ribosomal subunit protein uL14m isoform X2, with translation MGVCISPESTMALLHRTAALFLSQRWLTVSRQFLSLSAPCAAIQKLTRVRVVDNSALGNTPYHKPPRCIHVYNKNGVGKVGDRVLLAIKGQKKKAVIVGHRMPGPSMTPRFDSNNVVLIEDNGNPVGTRIRVPISSCLRTKGGEYSKLLAIAQAIV, from the exons AAAGCACCATGGCCTTGTTACACAGAACAGCTGCCCTCTTCCTGTCTCAACGGTGGCTGACTGTCAGCAGACAGTTCCTCAG CCTCTCAGCACCTTGTGCCGCTATCCAGAAACTGACACGGGTTCGGGTGGTGGACAATAGTGCTCTGGGAAACACCCCCTACCACAAACCCCCACGATGCATCCACGTCTATAACAAGAATGGTGTGGGAAAAGTGGGAGACAGAGTTCTCCTGGCCATTAAAGGACAGAAAAAGAAAGCTGTAATCGTTGGCCACAGGATGCCCGGACCCTCCATGACTCCTCGCTTTGATTCCAACAATGTGGTACTGATAGAGGACAATGGCAACCCAGTAGGCACCAGAATCCGTGTGCCAATCTCGTCATGCCTAAGGACAAAAGGGGGCGAGTATTCCAAGCTGCTGGCCATTGCTCAGGCCATAGTGTAA
- the MRPL14 gene encoding large ribosomal subunit protein uL14m isoform X3, with translation MALLHRTAALFLSQRWLTVSRQFLSLSAPCAAIQKLTRVRVVDNSALGNTPYHKPPRCIHVYNKNGVGKVGDRVLLAIKGQKKKAVIVGHRMPGPSMTPRFDSNNVVLIEDNGNPVGTRIRVPISSCLRTKGGEYSKLLAIAQAIV, from the exons ATGGCCTTGTTACACAGAACAGCTGCCCTCTTCCTGTCTCAACGGTGGCTGACTGTCAGCAGACAGTTCCTCAG CCTCTCAGCACCTTGTGCCGCTATCCAGAAACTGACACGGGTTCGGGTGGTGGACAATAGTGCTCTGGGAAACACCCCCTACCACAAACCCCCACGATGCATCCACGTCTATAACAAGAATGGTGTGGGAAAAGTGGGAGACAGAGTTCTCCTGGCCATTAAAGGACAGAAAAAGAAAGCTGTAATCGTTGGCCACAGGATGCCCGGACCCTCCATGACTCCTCGCTTTGATTCCAACAATGTGGTACTGATAGAGGACAATGGCAACCCAGTAGGCACCAGAATCCGTGTGCCAATCTCGTCATGCCTAAGGACAAAAGGGGGCGAGTATTCCAAGCTGCTGGCCATTGCTCAGGCCATAGTGTAA
- the MRPL14 gene encoding large ribosomal subunit protein uL14m isoform X1, translated as MGSLCSLYQESTMALLHRTAALFLSQRWLTVSRQFLSLSAPCAAIQKLTRVRVVDNSALGNTPYHKPPRCIHVYNKNGVGKVGDRVLLAIKGQKKKAVIVGHRMPGPSMTPRFDSNNVVLIEDNGNPVGTRIRVPISSCLRTKGGEYSKLLAIAQAIV; from the exons AAAGCACCATGGCCTTGTTACACAGAACAGCTGCCCTCTTCCTGTCTCAACGGTGGCTGACTGTCAGCAGACAGTTCCTCAG CCTCTCAGCACCTTGTGCCGCTATCCAGAAACTGACACGGGTTCGGGTGGTGGACAATAGTGCTCTGGGAAACACCCCCTACCACAAACCCCCACGATGCATCCACGTCTATAACAAGAATGGTGTGGGAAAAGTGGGAGACAGAGTTCTCCTGGCCATTAAAGGACAGAAAAAGAAAGCTGTAATCGTTGGCCACAGGATGCCCGGACCCTCCATGACTCCTCGCTTTGATTCCAACAATGTGGTACTGATAGAGGACAATGGCAACCCAGTAGGCACCAGAATCCGTGTGCCAATCTCGTCATGCCTAAGGACAAAAGGGGGCGAGTATTCCAAGCTGCTGGCCATTGCTCAGGCCATAGTGTAA